From Halotia branconii CENA392, the proteins below share one genomic window:
- the cysE gene encoding serine O-acetyltransferase, producing the protein MLSTLRADFRIIFERDPAARNWLEVLFCYPGLQALLFHRLAHWLHHVGIPFIPRLTSHIARFLTGIEIHPGATIGQGVFIDHGMGVVVGETAIVGDYALIYQGVTLGGTGKQCGKRHPTVGENVVVGAGAKVLGNIQIGNNVRIGAGSVVLRDVPSDCTVVGVPGRIVYRSGVRIAPLEHSNLPDSEAEVIRALVDRIESLEQQIQHLQGLHSPAKTPVLSDNLAAQNGQLVQESPVCNLRDKAIQQFLDGAGI; encoded by the coding sequence GTGCTATCTACACTACGTGCTGACTTTCGTATCATATTTGAGCGTGACCCAGCTGCCCGTAACTGGTTGGAGGTCTTGTTCTGTTACCCCGGTTTGCAAGCCCTGCTATTTCATCGACTGGCTCACTGGCTGCATCATGTTGGTATTCCCTTTATCCCCCGCCTGACTTCTCACATCGCTCGGTTTTTGACCGGAATTGAAATTCACCCAGGCGCAACAATTGGACAGGGTGTGTTTATTGACCACGGTATGGGTGTGGTCGTTGGTGAAACTGCGATCGTAGGCGATTATGCTCTAATTTATCAAGGTGTCACTTTGGGAGGCACAGGGAAGCAATGCGGTAAGCGCCACCCTACTGTGGGTGAAAATGTTGTTGTAGGAGCTGGAGCGAAAGTACTAGGCAATATCCAAATTGGCAACAATGTCCGTATTGGCGCTGGGTCAGTTGTTCTGAGGGACGTACCTTCTGACTGTACTGTAGTCGGTGTACCCGGTCGTATTGTCTACCGCTCTGGAGTGCGGATTGCTCCTCTAGAACACAGCAACTTGCCAGATTCAGAAGCTGAAGTCATTCGCGCTTTAGTTGACCGCATTGAGTCGCTAGAACAACAAATCCAACATCTCCAAGGACTTCATTCTCCTGCAAAAACTCCTGTCTTATCAGATAACTTAGCTGCCCAAAACGGTCAACTAGTACAAGAGTCTCCTGTGTGTAATCTCCGAGATAAAGCAATTCAGCAGTTTCTAGATGGTGCTGGTATTTAG
- a CDS encoding Na(+)/H(+) antiporter subunit B: MKWIYIVAGIALFVKFLIMPNPAPDLQDISIVETVVQDSGIPNGVSGIIFRNRLYDTIFEVVVFTIAIMGAYFLLANEKPLSTVYRFTDQPSIILARLGATITALVSIELAIRGHLSPGGGFAAGVAGGTAIGLVAITSSPEWMQAIYQRWHAAMWEKVSVLIFIVLAVITLVGVELPHGEMGALVSGGVIPLLNILVAIKVALGSWAVILVFIRYRGLL; encoded by the coding sequence ATGAAATGGATTTACATTGTTGCGGGGATAGCTTTGTTTGTCAAATTCTTGATTATGCCCAATCCTGCACCAGACTTACAGGATATTTCTATCGTTGAAACGGTTGTCCAAGATAGTGGCATACCTAATGGAGTTTCGGGAATCATTTTCAGGAATCGGCTGTATGACACTATCTTTGAGGTGGTGGTATTTACGATCGCCATCATGGGTGCATACTTTCTCCTAGCGAATGAAAAACCATTAAGCACAGTTTATCGTTTCACCGATCAACCATCCATTATACTGGCGCGTTTGGGTGCGACCATTACCGCTTTAGTCAGTATCGAACTAGCAATTCGGGGACATCTGAGTCCTGGCGGTGGTTTTGCGGCTGGGGTAGCTGGTGGAACGGCGATTGGTCTTGTGGCAATTACCTCATCTCCAGAATGGATGCAAGCAATTTACCAACGCTGGCACGCCGCTATGTGGGAGAAAGTTTCGGTACTGATTTTCATTGTATTGGCGGTCATAACTTTAGTCGGAGTAGAGTTACCCCACGGAGAGATGGGCGCACTAGTTAGTGGCGGAGTTATTCCCTTACTAAATATTTTAGTTGCTATTAAAGTTGCATTGGGTTCGTGGGCAGTTATTTTAGTTTTTATTCGTTATCGGGGATTGTTGTAA
- a CDS encoding DUF3598 family protein, with protein sequence MPKQLSDFQVFPKHVGTWSGYWIRMDANAQETERFEAEITQKIVDNQWLQTNTYYYADGRIVTNDFVGKVISNDEIEIEALDVPAWGGFTTIAREHADNIIIFNVWNKATGNLLATEMINLVNQDNKCRTSQSFTEDGKLKGLMLIVEKRISN encoded by the coding sequence ATGCCAAAACAATTGAGTGATTTTCAGGTTTTTCCTAAACATGTTGGCACTTGGTCAGGTTACTGGATCAGAATGGATGCTAATGCTCAAGAGACAGAACGTTTTGAAGCAGAAATCACCCAAAAGATAGTTGATAATCAATGGCTACAAACAAATACTTACTATTACGCCGATGGTCGAATTGTCACTAACGATTTTGTTGGGAAGGTAATTAGTAATGATGAAATAGAAATAGAAGCATTAGATGTTCCTGCATGGGGAGGTTTTACCACTATTGCACGGGAACATGCAGATAACATTATCATTTTTAATGTCTGGAATAAAGCTACGGGTAATTTATTGGCAACGGAAATGATTAATCTTGTCAATCAAGATAATAAATGCCGTACAAGCCAAAGTTTTACAGAAGATGGAAAATTGAAAGGTTTGATGTTAATAGTTGAGAAACGGATATCTAATTAA
- a CDS encoding YkvA family protein, whose amino-acid sequence MKFSIQSLYSWYRNTLRNPKYRWWVILGTLVYLISPIDIAPDFLPIVGQIDDVFLLTLLVSEVSGLVIEGWKARKGVTDTEVAYTSEGSTSQASTIDVDAVSVK is encoded by the coding sequence ATGAAATTTTCAATCCAATCGCTTTACAGTTGGTATCGCAACACGCTTCGTAATCCTAAGTACCGTTGGTGGGTAATTTTAGGAACACTAGTTTATTTGATTAGCCCTATTGATATTGCCCCAGATTTTTTACCTATTGTCGGGCAAATTGATGATGTTTTTCTTTTGACATTGTTAGTTTCTGAAGTGTCTGGGCTAGTGATTGAAGGCTGGAAAGCTCGTAAGGGTGTCACTGATACTGAAGTTGCTTATACTTCAGAAGGTTCTACTTCTCAAGCTAGCACCATTGATGTTGATGCGGTCTCTGTTAAATAG